One part of the Geoalkalibacter sp. genome encodes these proteins:
- a CDS encoding manganese efflux pump MntP — MGFLTLIGLSVALAMDAFAVALGVGVTLPRMTFRHVFRLSFHFGLFQALMPIIGWLAGLTVQQWISAYAPWVAFGLLMFIGGKMMWEAFQEEKALREHRDPTRGLSLFLLSVATSIDALAVGLSLAMLEISVWFPALVIGLVACTFTLAGMLLGRRIGAAWGPRVEVFGGLVLCAIGVKILLENTLFAGPG; from the coding sequence ATGGGTTTTCTCACTCTGATCGGACTCTCCGTGGCCCTGGCCATGGATGCCTTTGCCGTCGCCCTGGGGGTCGGCGTGACCCTGCCGCGCATGACCTTTCGCCATGTCTTCCGGCTGAGCTTTCACTTCGGGCTTTTTCAGGCGCTGATGCCTATTATCGGCTGGCTGGCGGGACTGACCGTGCAGCAGTGGATTTCCGCCTATGCCCCCTGGGTGGCCTTCGGGCTGCTGATGTTCATCGGCGGCAAGATGATGTGGGAAGCCTTTCAGGAGGAAAAAGCCTTGCGGGAGCACCGCGACCCGACACGCGGCCTGTCGCTGTTCTTGCTTTCCGTGGCGACCAGCATCGATGCCCTGGCGGTGGGGCTGAGTCTGGCCATGCTGGAGATCAGCGTCTGGTTTCCGGCCCTGGTCATCGGCCTGGTGGCCTGCACCTTCACCCTGGCCGGCATGCTGCTGGGACGGCGCATCGGCGCGGCCTGGGGGCCGCGCGTCGAAGTCTTCGGCGGGTTGGTGCTGTGCGCCATCGGCGTGAAGATATTGCTGGAGAACACCCTCTTCGCCGGACCCGGCTAA
- the ablB gene encoding putative beta-lysine N-acetyltransferase, whose product MNDVIEQVGGSRIQHGKNNDRIYLMKLAPEEAPTLVPRLDLLANNKGYTKIFAKVPARARQAFAHAGYREEARVPGFFAGREDGFFVAKYFCPKRRKERRPETVLQVIAAARAKAGQSGGRPLSEGFYLRRLGAPHTPAMAELYRTVFASYPFPIHDPGYLRETLEDNILYWGVFDGEQLVAISSAETYPADLNAEMTDFATLPSYRGAGLAQALLAEMEGELARRNYRTAYTIARAYSFGMNITFAKHGYAFSGTLTHNTDISGELESMNVWHKQLQ is encoded by the coding sequence ATGAATGACGTGATTGAACAGGTGGGCGGTTCGCGCATCCAGCACGGCAAGAACAACGATCGCATCTACCTGATGAAACTTGCTCCGGAGGAAGCCCCCACGCTGGTGCCGCGCCTGGACCTGCTGGCCAATAATAAAGGCTACACCAAGATTTTCGCCAAGGTGCCCGCGAGGGCGCGCCAGGCCTTCGCCCACGCGGGCTACCGAGAGGAGGCGCGGGTTCCCGGCTTTTTCGCCGGGCGCGAGGATGGATTTTTCGTGGCCAAATATTTCTGTCCAAAACGCCGGAAGGAACGCCGGCCGGAAACCGTGCTCCAGGTCATCGCGGCCGCCCGTGCCAAGGCCGGCCAATCAGGCGGCCGTCCGCTCTCCGAGGGTTTTTACCTGCGCAGGCTCGGCGCGCCTCACACCCCGGCCATGGCCGAGCTCTACCGCACGGTGTTCGCCAGCTATCCCTTCCCGATTCACGACCCCGGATACCTGCGCGAGACCCTGGAGGACAACATCCTTTACTGGGGCGTGTTCGATGGCGAACAGTTGGTGGCCATTTCCTCCGCCGAAACCTACCCCGCCGACCTGAACGCGGAAATGACCGATTTCGCAACCCTGCCGTCCTATCGCGGGGCGGGACTGGCCCAGGCGCTGCTGGCGGAAATGGAAGGCGAGCTGGCGAGACGCAATTACCGCACCGCCTACACCATCGCCCGCGCCTACAGCTTCGGCATGAACATCACCTTCGCCAAGCACGGCTACGCCTTCAGCGGCACCCTCACCCACAACACCGACATTTCCGGCGAACTGGAAAGCATGAATGTCTGGCACAAGCAATTGCAGTAG